ATCATGAATATTCTTCTTTTTAAATCGCCTGGATGTGCGAATGACAACGGACTTTTCTGGTTCGGAGAGTAGAGCTATGGCTAATTTTACACCACAATGCTTATATCTATTTTCTTCCCCTACAAGAGACAATAACATTCCATATACTGTTGATGGAGGAGGTACGGGGTATGTTTCAGCGTATTCTCTGGCACGAGATTGGCGAAAACACGCTATGGGTACTTCGACTTTTAAGGCAATTGTTGTCAAATTATTAACTCCTTAATTAGAGATGCAAATCTTGATTAATTACCTGTTTTAATGCTGCTACGGCTGCCTTCACACCGGGAAAAACATGAGTCCCTAAATCCTCTAAATCCCTAGAAATTGCACCCCCAATCCATAATTCATTAGGTTCAATATCTCCAGCCTCAATTCTTCGTACTAAATCTGGCACAGATATATTTCCTAATTCATCAGTTTCAAAACAATAAAGAATGCGAGGGGAAAAATCATGTGTCCACCGCAAGATTATACTTTCGGGAGAGAAGTCATAGAGAAAACGGGCATGATTTCCTGCAACTTCACCAATGGAAATTAAGCCATCGAGAATAGCATTTATACGAACTTGATCTGTTAGACTTTGAGGTATTAGTGCAAACCCATATTGATAACGAGTAGCGTGAACTTCTGTTCCATAAAGAGAAGTTCGTTCTTTTTTACCACTTACTGCATTAAAAGTAATATCCCCAGCGAAAGGAATCATTGATACTGCACGAGTAACTTCTAATGCACCTCGTCTAGCGGTTTTTTTCCCTTTAGGCTTTTGCTTACTCTTGGCTTTACGAGTTTTTTTGTTTTGATCTAATGTTTCTTCCTGTAATTCATCTTCAGATTCCTCAGATATTTCGTTTTTTGCTGCTTCTGCCCGCATAAACCCCAACACATCATCATCTATAAAGCGAACATTATCAAAGTTGATATCTTGCCAAACGTGTTCTGATTCTGGTTGGGCATTCTCATTCCAAATTCGATTTACTGGATAACCAGAATTTTGCCAATAGTAACGTAATGCCCAACGAATCGCTTCCGCAGAAACAGTAGTATGTACTTCTCCTTTCCATATTATTTTCTGCAAAGAAGTTATATTACCTTCATTTTCTCCACGATTATTAGCTGCTGTTCCATAACTGGTCAGAATATTACCAAATAGATGTAACATAAGGGTTATTGAATTGAAATCAATTATTTAATTATGTAAAAGTGTGATTAACTTTCAGATTTTCCTGACGTTTCTAATCCAGGTTCTTTTCTTTTTTGATAACTGGCAATAGCAATAAACGTTAAATCTCTAGCTATCTGCCAATTAGTTGCTCCGGTGGTAATAGGTAGTAGTTCTTCCCAATGTTCCTGTAAAATTGAGATTTGCCCTGCTTTACCCCAAAATTCAGCAATAAATTTTCTAAAATTATCTGCATTAGTACAGCGTCCTAATTGAGATACAAGTCGTTTGTTTTCACGTTCTATTTGTGCATAATCTCCTTCCTTAGTATTTGAATATATTTTGGCGTATCTTTTCCTTAATGCTTCATGGCAAGCTAGGATAAAAAGCTTTTGACTAGGAAAATCAAAGTTTGAATTTTGAATCATATTGTATATTTGTTTGTGTTCTTTAAAAATTTGGTTTAATAGATTTTTATTTTTTATCTTTATATAAAAGTTAGACCACCAGGGGAAACCTTTTGCTAAATTATCTGCTATCATTCCCCGAACAAAACTGATATAAAGACAATTTTGATTTTTGTACTGAAAAAAGCCTGTATCTGCAAAATATCTACGGCTGATTTGATAGTAATAGTCAATTTTTTCGTTTAATTCAACTATAGCGATTTCTATACGAGTTTTTTGTCGTTCAGACCAATCTGCTGTTCCAAATAGTATTACTTGGCATTGCTTCACTGGATTAAGCTGATTCATTTCTCCAGCGTTAGCGTAAGTCAAAAATTTTAATCCAGCATCTCCTATGCTAGAGGCATGGAAATATTTGTAACTCAAGTTCTCTAATTGCCAATAATACTGGGCATATAGTTCTAAATCCAGCACTTTAGGAATAATTAGAGCATACTGTGTCTCGTCAGGAGAAATGGGCGATAGCAAAGCAAAATACTGACACGCCATAGGTGCAAATAATAAAATTAGAGCATATTCTGGTTTTTCTTTAAACGTGGTTTCTTTTTCAAAGGCATAATGACGAACTACACATCCAGGATATAACCAACCTTTTACACCAATTGGATTTTTTAAGAATTGTCCATGATTATCACAGAGATGTTTAGCAAAGTGCTGATTTGCATAATAAGCAGCTTTTTTATACTTAACTAGAAATTTAATTTTATCAATAGTAATTAGACTAGATGCTGTACCTGCGGACTTAAAAAACTTATTGTGCTGTAAAAATGTTGCTGTAATACCTTGATGGATAACTATCTGAGTTTGTAAATCTAGTGGATTATTTAAACCCATGAGAAAGATTAATCCATTATCGCTAATCTGAAAAGATTGCTTTAATAACCAGTCTAAGACTATAAAATCTTGCCCTTCCCAAAAAAGGCTAATGCTTCGAGGAGTAAGTGACCAAGTTAAATTACCAACTCTTTGAGTACATATAGGATAAATTTTCTCTAACTGCTTGAGAGTCATCCAAAGTCCTGCCATGCCTGCACCATGCAACCATGTCATATTAGAATCGCTTAAATTTAGCTGGATTTTTGGCTTAACTAAACTCTCAACTATCGGCATAACAGTAATTCCTATCGGCTATTTTTGATCGGGACAAATACTCCACAACCCATTTTGTGTTTTCCGCCAATACCGTACACTTGCAGCATCAATGAATCTTCATCACTGAGATTTTTCACCTCTAATCTAAAACCTACAACTGTGAACTTCTTGATTTTGATAGTTCTACGTTCTGGCTGTCCATCTGTGTTAGTAGGAATGCGAACTGTTCCTTGAATACCCAGTTTTTCTAGTTGGCGTTGTGCTGCTGCTAAAAACGTTTCTGGTTGTTCATAACCCTTAATTACCACGATGCGCGATCGCAAATTTTCCACAGGTTGCAGCAAGTAAATTTGAGGGATTCCCAAGCGGATAGAATGCTTGCCAATGGTCAGTGATTTTCCAGCGAAGGAATAAACCAAGGGAATTTTTTCTGCTTGTAGCCGCATCCTTAGTCTAGAATGGTCATTAAGTTGAAGTTGAAGCAAACCTTGTTTATCAGGAATGCCTGGAATAGTTTGAATACTGAGGTTATCCAGAGCATGAATTTGGGATTTTATGTGCGATAGAGCAGCATATAACCCATAGCCATGATCTATAGGCAAAGTTTGTCCAATTATACTGAAACTTAAATCCACGTAGGTTAACTGAGGGTTTAAAGCTTCATTTGGATACATCTGCACTGAACTTTTACAAGTTTGTAGGCTGAAATTGCTACTCATGTTTTTCATCCCGTATCTTTAAAAATCGCTAACTATGAGACAATCTAAAGTTATTTTTTTAGATTACCCCATTACTGAATCTTTACCGCAATGCAAATTTTAATTAATGTAAAGCTAATTATTTTTTTGAATTAAAAATTAATATATAGGAGTCCGGTTTGATTCCTGAATTTTCCTCCGTAGGAAGGCAAGAGGCAAGGGGATTCGAGAATATGAAGGTGTACTGAGGTTTTTTCAAAAATCAAATAGGAGTCCTATATTCTATAAATTTTATTTAAAATGAGTTATTTGAAAAAATCTTCTATAGAAGTTGCTAAGAATTTTATTATTAAAATATGCGTAGTTCTATCTATCACTTGGTTCATATCACAGGACAGCAGACAATTAATAAAAAAAGTGTCTGGCTTTTTGAGAAGATTTGGGTTTATTGCCTTTAAACAGTTATAACCATAAAAATCTACCATACAATCTGAAAAATATTGGTCTTGAAAAATAAACTTACCACCAGGTAAGAGACTCATAAACTTTTGCTTTACTAAATAAGACTTATATTGACTACGAAGCCAAGCCAAACCTTTAAAAGAGAAATTGAGGTTAATTAGTTCACAAGTAGTCCTAGCAATCATTAAGAGTTGTTGTAAAAATTGCTCAGTATTATCATTGTTTTGTTGATTAATTAGGCAGTTTCCTAAGTGAGCAGCATAATAGTTTATACCAGCACTTTTCAAGGAAACTAAGCTATCATATAACAAAACATTATGAATAGCACATACCATTACACTAGGAAATTGGTGAGTTCTATGCCAGTAAGCTTCACCATAATTTTTCATATCTTCTTCCAGACATAAAGGGCAAAATCTTAAAAATTTTAAGTTATCTGTTGAATTTAAAGCTACCTTAGCTACCTGAAAAATTGACTGATTAACTTGTTTCTTCATTACATCTTTCAGCAACCAAGCTTCGTTTTGTGTAAGGAAAGTTGTATAAAAAGGATATAATGTATGACCTTGAATAATATTCTCTATAGTAATACTTGTTCCAAAAGGTAAAATTTTAATTAGTTTATTTAAGTTATTTGGTAAAATCAGTCTTCCTTTTTGTAAAGATGATTGGAACAATTCCAAATGTGATTGCCTAAAACTTTTATTACCACTTCTAATATGATATCTAGCCAAACCACTATATAAAAGCTCATCAGGATAAAGTTTAGGAAAAAAACTTAGCATATAATTTAATAGGTTTTAATAAAATCCTGTACTGGATCTTTGATAATTCCTAATGATTTCAAATCTTCATAGGCAGAAGTTTGATCTTTCTTAGCTTTCTCAACAATTTGCCGCATATCATCGGTTTGATATTTTGGTTTTACCTTGGTCTTGGATGTGGTTGTTTTAGTAGGACTTACCTGAGACTGTCCACCACTTAAAGCAAGAGTATACGCTTTCTTGACTAATGATGTAATATCTTCATCATCTTCATTAGATGCAACAACTATCTCAGCACACTCTTTAGCTGTAGATGCTTCCACATCCAAGTTTAAAAGTTCAATAATTACATAATTAAGCTTAGGTGAAACAGTATTACCTTGTTTTTTTCTGGCTAATCTGCGAATTTCTTTTAAGTCTCTTCCTTCTAAATTAGATAAACATTGTTTATAGTATTCTGTCGTATCTAAAGGAGCGATATCTTTATATTTAAGCATCCACTCTTGATCACCTGATCTGATAGCGTCCAACATCGGTTTGACTAAATATAGTCCATCTTTAGCAGCTTGTCGAATTAAGTCAACAGTAATTTTTTCGTCACCACCTAGTGAAATAGCTCTCCATTGAACCATCTTATAAAGTTTGATAGCAATATCAATAATACCTTGAGATTCAGAGTAAAAATATTTATTTATTTCATTAGAGAATGATACAGAAGTTTTTGTCCATTGGTATTCCCATATTCCTTCCATGAAGAAATCCCATTCATCGTCTTGCAACATTCTATCCCAAATTACGCTTCCTTCCCCAGTTCCTCGTCTAGCATTGCGGAAGTTGCCTTGTAAAATTGGAAAAGCTTCATTTGTTCCTACCCGAATTACTGGAACTCCTATAGTGTTATCCATTTTAACTAAAAAATTCAATAAATCATCTTTATTCCTTCTAGCATTAACTAAATTTTGCATTTCATCTATAACCAAAACCCCTAAGTTGTGAGTATGAGAAATTTGGGCAACTTGAGCCAGCATATAATCTTCTGAGTTACCTCTAGAACCAAATTTTTTGAAGTAATTAGTACCCAAAAGTCTGTCAATAGCAAGAAAAATATCAACACATAAACCTTTCAAAGAACCTGCGTGGGGACAATCAACTTTTAGCCAAACAATCTGAAAAGTGCTTTGTTCTGGGTGGAGAATAACCTGGGGATATAAAGCAAGAATATTCAGGAGATTAGTTGATTTCCCCATACCTGATGGTCCAATCAATGTCAACCCTGATGCAGAAGTAGGAACATCAACATAATTATCTAATGTTTTACCACCACCATCTTTTATAGCATCATAAATTTGTCTTGATCTACGAGCATAATCTGGTTTTAAAATGTTTCGAGCTAAGTAGCCTTGCATGATTAAAACACAAATTACTTTCTGTAGTTCGACTGTTTTATTTTGTGGATCAAAATATCTGGATAATCTTTCAATACAATGAAACCTATATTGAGCCTCTATTTCTCTTTCAGCAGGGTTATAATCAGGCGATTTTATAACTCTATCAACAAACTCTTCTTTTGATAGAATGGGAGGTAGTGCCTGAATTAATGGGTTGCTATTATATTCAGGTAACTGATGATCGTTGTATTTAGCAAGAGCAGCCCATTCACCATTGGGGATTTCTACCCATTTAAAATCATTCTTTCTTTCCACGTTTGCGCTCCAGTCGTTTTTGTTTGAGAATATCTAGATGGTTGGGTTGTAATGACTGAGGCTGTTCAGTATCTTCAATTTTTGTCTCTATAACCTCTATAGGCTCTATGGTATTTGGAGTTTCTACTTTTGCTAGTTCAAAACTCTCACTTTCACGGCGTTTAGTTTTTTCAAAATTTCTATTATCTCTAATTTTCGCTACTTTTTTACTAGCACTAATCTTATCATCTTGAACTTCCTCCGTCATCGCCTCAGCTTTTTTAACCACATTTTCTATATTAGCAAATAGATCAACTTCTTCTTGCAATTCTTTACCTTTATTTTTCTGATTTTGTAATTTTTCGTAATCAAACAAATATTCAATATCATGCAAATTTTTATTTATATATCTTGCTTCAGGATCTATGAGGTAACACTTTTCAAAATCTCTGCCATCGGGGGAACGTAGATAAATATAATCGAGATTTCTGATATCATAAGAAATTTCTAAAAATTTATCTGTTTTAGAAAGTAAATTACTTCTAGCTTTCTCGAACCAATATTCTTTCTTAGCTTTTTCACAGGTATAGTACATTCCTTTAAATTTAATTCCACGAGCAGTGATAGTTGCCCTATCCACTGGCATAAGATTTAGTTTGATAATATCTTCAGGAAATGTTCTAAGTCTACCAGAACGATTGGCAATTCCCCATTTCCATAACTCTCTAGGTATGGGAGTGACATCATCTGCAATCATCATCTCATCTCTATCATACTTCTCTAAGAAATGATGATTGTTGTGGTAAAGAATTAAATTAATAACAATTTCAGTAAATTGATTGATATCTAATCTGCTATCTAAACGATAGTCATGCCCTCCTCTTTGCCTAAAATCTGTATCTATATAACCAGGAACAAATGGCTTAACATACCCATGAATAATACGAAAATGCCTTTCGACTAATCCCTTCAAATCTGCTCGATAAGGAGCAGCATTTTCTATGCGAACATTAAGATTTGGAATTAATGTTTCTACTTTCATTCCTGCAAGTTCACCTCTGTCACCCAAAATTGCATCTGGAATGTGTTGACACAACCATTCTTCTTCTGTAATTTCTATACCGTATTCTTGACAGAACTTCACTTTATTTGTAGCAGCATTAGCTAGAGCCATCATTGCTCCTGTCCAAGATGGTCCTTCTAACCCAACATAAATACCTGTGATCATCCGACTGAAAACGTCAATAATTACATAAATAATTGGTCTACCAATAATCCAATTACGATTGTATTGAGAAACTAGGTATACATCAGCTATAGTGGCATCAATTTGGTATCGAGAACCTGGTCCGATAGTTTCCATTTGGGATGTTCCCAGAATAGCTCTATGTTCTAGATCATACTTTTTAGCTCCCTTTCGAGAAATTATTGTCTTCCTAATATCTGTCTGTTCTACTTCGTACCAGTATTTGAATTGAGTAAATGTGGGTCTTTGCTCTGGTGAAATTAAAATACTTCTTCTAACACCATTCTCATCAAAAATAATTTCTTCCGCATAATATTCTTTTATCATTAGGTTATAAGCCGTAGTCAGAAAATTTTGCTTTGGGTTATTATAGAATTTAGATATGGCAAACCTAAATACTTTTTTATCATCTTCAGTTATATTTATTCCCGAACCTATTTCAGAAATATGCGCGTATTTTCTTGGTCTACCTCTTTTTTTATCTCCCGAAGCTTTAAGTTTACCCTTGCCACCTGAATTAACATAGTCAGGTAAAAGAGCATTTTTATTTTTACCTCTTTGCCAAAACTTTCTCAAATATTTATAAACTGTTTTTTCAGTTAGTCTTTCCTCCTGCTTCTGTTTAGTATATTGATTAATAATATTTTTTATAAGAGAACCACGTTTATCTCGATAGTATATTTCTGGTTCTTGAATAACTAAGGTTGAGATTATATTCCATGCTTTATCTCTAATTTCTTTTTCTTTATCTGATAAATCTTCATCTCTTACTATTCTTGCCCAAGGATCTGATTTGAGTTTTAAAGCTCGACCATCATGAATAGCTTCTATTGTCGCTGTAATATTTTTAGGCTCAGGAAATCCTTTATCAGCATTGATATCAAGAACAAAGGCAATTATGTACCCTTCATCAATCCAGATAATTCTCTCTATCAAGTTTTCACTAGATTCGTTAGTCCATTCTATTAAATCGTTGACAAATAAATTGCTATCCATAATCAATGATAAAATCTAAAAAACAATTTTTTGGATTACTGTGGTAGAAGGACAGCTAGAAATTTTAGTCCCTAACATATCCATAAGTATTTCTTTTCTAGCAATCAGATGCTTAAAAATATAAAGTGATGTACCAGATTCTAAATTCATCTCTTTGTCTAAGCTAGTGGTTACTCGATTGATAGTAGTATCACTTTCTTGAAGCCTTGATTTTAAAATTTGTGCAATATCGCGCAGTTCTTCAATATTTATTTCATTAGTGGCTTCTAATTTATAAGCAGAATGTACCCACTCAACATTTTCTGCTAAAAGCCTTGGGATTTCTTTCTCAGTGATTATTCCCCAGTCAATATCTTTAGCAGCATAATAACGTCTTTCTAACTCGAATTTATTAGCGACAGATGTGCTGCTTATATCTTTTACTTGCTTGACAGTTCTGGCCTTTTGTACATTTTTTCCATTTTCCTTCACAGACAGCATAAAGTCAGTGGTTAAAATGTAGGGAGTATCACTATTGGGATCTTTGGGGTACTTGAATCCCATATCTTCTGCAATACTCATTATAAGATCAAGATCGAGTAGTGGAAATTGCTCTCTTGTATCTATTACGACATCTGACCACTCGAAGACATAAAACATCCGCCTCTCGTGATCAGATAAAAGATGATGTTCACGATTAGTTTTCCAGCCGGGTGGCCTAGAAACCCTACCTTTTGAGGGAAAATCCTGTATCTTGATCCAGGGTTGATAATTGCTGCCACTACCCTGACCACGACCTTCCTTTATGTAACGTTCAAATTTATCTTGTGTCCAGTCTCGCCTACTCCTACCCACAAAAAATTCTCCTTTGGATGATTGGTAGATACACCCATAGGAGAAATTGTACAACTTTTTTATTTATTTTCCAACTTTTTTATTTGTTTTCCAACTTTTTTATTCCTCCACATTTGCAATACGCCCCTACTAGGTTCATTATTCAACTGTTACAGATTTCGCCAAATTCCTTGGTTGATCTACATCCAAACCCCGCCGCGCCGCAATATGATAAGCTAACAATTGCAACGGGATAACTGTAAGAATTGGTGAAAGAATTTCCTCCACTTCCGAAACCGGAATTAAATCATTAAAGATTTCTGCCGCTTCACCATCTTTAACAGAAGTTACCCCAATTAATCGAGAATCTCTAGCTTTTGCTTCTTGGGCATTGGAAATTACCTTTTCATATACATTACCAGGAACCGCGATCGCTACAACTGGAACTTTAGTATCTAACAACGCAATTGGACCATGTTTCATTTCTCCCGCAGGATATCCTTCCGCATGAATATAACTAATTTCTTTTAACTTCAAAGCCCCTTCCAACGCAATTGGAAAATTAATTCCTCTACCAATAAAGATAAAATCTTTCGTTTCTGCAAAATCATGTACTAAATGCTCAATATAAAGTTCTTGAGTTTCCAAAATTGCTTCAATTTCTCCTGGTAGCTGACGTAAACCCGTGAGAATTTCCTCGAATCTTAATGCACTAATTGCCTGACGACGATAAGCCAAATCTAACGCCAAAGCGTAAAACGCCATCAATTGTGCCACAAAAGTTTTCGTTGCAGCCACACCAATTTCAATTCCCCCATGGGTATTGATAATATTTGCAACCATATTCCCCAAACTACTTTCTGGACGATTAGTAATCCCCAAAAGTCGCGCTTGATACTTAGCTTCCTTACCTTGACGGCGTTCTTTTTCCATAGACAAAGCTGCTAAAGTATCAGCAGTTTCCCCAGATTGAGTTACGCCAATAGTCAGAGTATTAGCCGTTAGCGGTGATGGGGCATAGCGAAATTCTGAAGCATATTGTACTTGTGTAGGAATTCCTGCCAATTGTTCTAATAAGTATTTACCCACTAATGCAGCGTGCCAACTTGTACCACAAGCCACAATTTGAACTTGTTCTAAATCTGCGTAAAATTCCGCTGGTAAATCTAATTTTACTGGTGATTCAGGAGTGATTTGGGCGTTCTCTCCTGTCGGGAAATAAGCCTCCAAACAATCCCGTACCACTCCCGGTTGCTCATAGATTTCCTTGAGCATAAAATGTTTGAATCCCTGTTTTTCCACCATAATGGGATTCCAGTTCAGGGTGCGGGGATGCTTTTTCAAGCGATGTCCAGCAAAGTTATACACTTCCACGCCTAAAGGAGTCAAACGGGCAATTTCGCCGTTTTCTAGGGACAATACAGCGCGGGTATAAGGGGCAATTGCCGGGGTATCAGAAGCACAGAAAAACTCACCCTGTCCAAAACCAATGACTAAAGGAGCTTGTTGGCGGACTACAATCAACTCATCAGGGAAGTCAGCAGAAATAGCAGCAATTGCATAAGCTCCCTGCAACTTACTTGCAGCATCCTGCACCGCATCTAAAAACATTGAAGGGGAAGCAAGATTTTCAGAAGTATGCTTTAAACATTCAGCAATTAAATGGGGAATTACCTCTGTATCGGTTTCCGAACGGAATTCATGTCCTAGCGCCTTCAGGTGTTCCCGCAACTCTCGATAATTCTCAATAATCCCATTTTGCACCACCGCTATCCGCAACGCCGTATCTAGATGAGGATGGGCATTATACTCTTCAGGTTTACCATGAGTTGCCCAGCGCGTGTGGCCAATCCCTATTTGGGCAGGATTTTCGATTTGTGCCAGTTTAGAACGCAGGTTAAGCAATTTGCCCTTAGCCCGCACACAATGCACGTCACCTTCCAAAATGGTGGCAATTCCTGCCGAATCGTAACCTCTATATTCTAGTTTTTCTAGTCCAGCCAGTAAAATATCTGTCGCTGCCTGAGTTCCTATATATCCAACTATTCCACACATTGCTTAAACTACTCCGGTTTCAGGATGATTAAATTTTAAGTATAGTTGCTGGGATAGATCAGCCACTTTAGCAAATAAAAGCAGATTAGTCATTAGTCATTAGTCATTAGTCATTAGTCATTAGTCATTAGTTATTAGTCATTAGTCATTAGTCATTAGTCATTAGTCATTAGTCATTAGTCATTAGTTATTGGGTAACTTCTTTCTTCTTCCTTCGTGTTCTTCGTTCCTATATCCCTCCGGTCCCGTCAGGGATACGTGGTTTATTAACTCCTGACTCGGTGACTCCTGTAGGGGCGTATTGCAATACGCCTCTACTGACTCCTTACACAAAAATGCTGAGGAATGAGGGAAGAATCTGAATGTTTCTCCCATTTTCATTCCTCAGCACTAAACTACCCAGAATTTAGGAATTCTTAGTAAGCCAAGCCCATGCTGCGAGTTGTTTCAGCACCTAGATAAACGCGAATGCTCAAAAAGTCGGTGGGGCAAGCAGTTTCACAACGCTTACAACCAACACAGTCTTCAGTGCGGGGAGAAGCAGCCACTTGAGCAGCTTTACAGCCATCCCAAGGAACCATTTCTAGTACGTCAGTAGGGCAAGCGCGGACGCATTGTGTACAGCCAATGCAGGTGTCGTAGATTTTTACGGTATGAGACATTGAAAAAGCTGCTCCTTGCGGGTGTTCTTCTGGAGGGAAATAATCATAATCAAGGCATAGTTTACCCCAGGGCTTGATAGCTTGTAAGTAAAAGGCTACATAACTTTAAACAACGTAATAGACACCTTGAATAATTTATCTACCAAGATCGCTGTTATCTGGCTGTAATCAGCAACATCGCCATCAAGTGTTTACCCAACTAACACTCTTCCCAACATGGCAAATTGTAAAGATGTGTAAATTAAGAGTCGTTTTTGGGAAGTAATTTATCATACCTATAATCTTCAATCTATATATTGATTCGTCTTTATCTGGTTGTGATGAAATATTAACTTTCAGCCTCGCTCACAAATACGCTCATTCTTTTTTCATCAATTTTAAATACAATTAGAAACTATATATTTAAGACCATAGCTTTGTGAAATATATAAGTCTAAGCAAAATATTACCAAAATGTTGCGATACTATACTCTATATGTAAATCAAATCACATTAACCAAATTATGGAGCTAAATTCTTTACCAACTGAGATAATTTTGACACATCCCCATCAGTCTCTGGGTAAATTGCAACTTGATTGGACACCTCAACCGGGAAACTATCTTGATTTTGACGGACAAACCTACGCAGTCTTAGAGCGTTGCCATAGATATCAGCTTAAAGGAGGACGCTATAGTTTACACAATATCGCTATTTATGTACAAAAGGCCCAAAGACCAGAAGAGCAAAGTTTAGTAGAGGGACGTTGGGTGATTGGTGATGCTACCTGCAACTATAATGCTCTTTCAGAAATTATTCGTTGTGCAGTTAACCCAGAGGGCCCCTGTAATACTTGCCGTTTCTATGAAAATTAGGGAACAGAGGTAGGGAGCAGGGGGAAATATGACTAATGACTACCAATTACCTCACCCACCGTTAACCGAGTCCCATTAACAAAATCCCATCCTGACTGGGGACGTTTACCAGTTAGCTGCACTTCTAGCAATAGCAATAAACCTTTCCCTGTTTGGACAATTGCTCCTAGTCCTTTAGTAATACTCACCACTTCTCCTGATTTACCTGATATGATTGATAGGTTAGGTGTTTTGTATATTTTTTCTTGTAACGGCTCTGGTAATTCCTGAATATACGCAGCATCTATGGGGACAGTAGCAGTAATCTTTAATGGTTGGTTGCGAAAGGTAGCAATACAGTTAGGATAAAATCCGCGAATTTGATTGTGTAATTGAATAGCACTTTGTCCCCAGTCTAAATTGTAGTCTGGCTTTTGAATCAAAGATGCGTAAGTGGCTGCTGTATGATCTTGGGGAATGGGTTGGATTTCCTGACGTTCTAGTTTGTACAGAGTTTCTATGAGTAAATCCGCACCAGTGAGAGCCAACTTTTCGGCTAAAATCTGAGCATTATCTAGTAATTGAATCGGTGTAGTCGCTTTTAAGAGTATATCCCCTGTATCCATGGCTTTATCCATGAGCATAGTTGTGATCCCGGTTTCTTTTTCCCCATTATGTATACTCCACTGAATTGGCGCAGCCCCTCGATACTGAGGTAAAATAGAACCATGTACGTTAATACAACCCAGCTTTGGCATATCTAATATCTTCTTAGACAAAATTTG
The window above is part of the Dolichospermum sp. DET69 genome. Proteins encoded here:
- the cas8a1 gene encoding type I-MYXAN CRISPR-associated Cas8a1/Cmx1 — its product is MPIVESLVKPKIQLNLSDSNMTWLHGAGMAGLWMTLKQLEKIYPICTQRVGNLTWSLTPRSISLFWEGQDFIVLDWLLKQSFQISDNGLIFLMGLNNPLDLQTQIVIHQGITATFLQHNKFFKSAGTASSLITIDKIKFLVKYKKAAYYANQHFAKHLCDNHGQFLKNPIGVKGWLYPGCVVRHYAFEKETTFKEKPEYALILLFAPMACQYFALLSPISPDETQYALIIPKVLDLELYAQYYWQLENLSYKYFHASSIGDAGLKFLTYANAGEMNQLNPVKQCQVILFGTADWSERQKTRIEIAIVELNEKIDYYYQISRRYFADTGFFQYKNQNCLYISFVRGMIADNLAKGFPWWSNFYIKIKNKNLLNQIFKEHKQIYNMIQNSNFDFPSQKLFILACHEALRKRYAKIYSNTKEGDYAQIERENKRLVSQLGRCTNADNFRKFIAEFWGKAGQISILQEHWEELLPITTGATNWQIARDLTFIAIASYQKRKEPGLETSGKSES
- a CDS encoding ATP-binding protein produces the protein MFSNKNDWSANVERKNDFKWVEIPNGEWAALAKYNDHQLPEYNSNPLIQALPPILSKEEFVDRVIKSPDYNPAEREIEAQYRFHCIERLSRYFDPQNKTVELQKVICVLIMQGYLARNILKPDYARRSRQIYDAIKDGGGKTLDNYVDVPTSASGLTLIGPSGMGKSTNLLNILALYPQVILHPEQSTFQIVWLKVDCPHAGSLKGLCVDIFLAIDRLLGTNYFKKFGSRGNSEDYMLAQVAQISHTHNLGVLVIDEMQNLVNARRNKDDLLNFLVKMDNTIGVPVIRVGTNEAFPILQGNFRNARRGTGEGSVIWDRMLQDDEWDFFMEGIWEYQWTKTSVSFSNEINKYFYSESQGIIDIAIKLYKMVQWRAISLGGDEKITVDLIRQAAKDGLYLVKPMLDAIRSGDQEWMLKYKDIAPLDTTEYYKQCLSNLEGRDLKEIRRLARKKQGNTVSPKLNYVIIELLNLDVEASTAKECAEIVVASNEDDEDITSLVKKAYTLALSGGQSQVSPTKTTTSKTKVKPKYQTDDMRQIVEKAKKDQTSAYEDLKSLGIIKDPVQDFIKTY
- the cas6 gene encoding type I-MYXAN CRISPR-associated protein Cas6/Cmx6 — its product is MYPNEALNPQLTYVDLSFSIIGQTLPIDHGYGLYAALSHIKSQIHALDNLSIQTIPGIPDKQGLLQLQLNDHSRLRMRLQAEKIPLVYSFAGKSLTIGKHSIRLGIPQIYLLQPVENLRSRIVVIKGYEQPETFLAAAQRQLEKLGIQGTVRIPTNTDGQPERRTIKIKKFTVVGFRLEVKNLSDEDSLMLQVYGIGGKHKMGCGVFVPIKNSR
- a CDS encoding DevR family CRISPR-associated autoregulator, whose product is MLHLFGNILTSYGTAANNRGENEGNITSLQKIIWKGEVHTTVSAEAIRWALRYYWQNSGYPVNRIWNENAQPESEHVWQDINFDNVRFIDDDVLGFMRAEAAKNEISEESEDELQEETLDQNKKTRKAKSKQKPKGKKTARRGALEVTRAVSMIPFAGDITFNAVSGKKERTSLYGTEVHATRYQYGFALIPQSLTDQVRINAILDGLISIGEVAGNHARFLYDFSPESIILRWTHDFSPRILYCFETDELGNISVPDLVRRIEAGDIEPNELWIGGAISRDLEDLGTHVFPGVKAAVAALKQVINQDLHL
- a CDS encoding TniQ family protein is translated as MLSFFPKLYPDELLYSGLARYHIRSGNKSFRQSHLELFQSSLQKGRLILPNNLNKLIKILPFGTSITIENIIQGHTLYPFYTTFLTQNEAWLLKDVMKKQVNQSIFQVAKVALNSTDNLKFLRFCPLCLEEDMKNYGEAYWHRTHQFPSVMVCAIHNVLLYDSLVSLKSAGINYYAAHLGNCLINQQNNDNTEQFLQQLLMIARTTCELINLNFSFKGLAWLRSQYKSYLVKQKFMSLLPGGKFIFQDQYFSDCMVDFYGYNCLKAINPNLLKKPDTFFINCLLSCDMNQVIDRTTHILIIKFLATSIEDFFK